In one Sphingobacterium daejeonense genomic region, the following are encoded:
- a CDS encoding glycoside hydrolase family 16 protein: MSFWILPILVLLSCSDKSNVNNIIVPEPPTAPKPKEYKFSETPVWFDEFDVDGLPNTERWGYDVGIGDSGWGNNELQYYTDARPENVNIADGILSITARKEKYEGSEYTSTRLISKGKGDFLYGRFVVRAKVPQGRGTWPAAWMLPTDWAYGGWPASGEIDILEHVGYEPDVVHITMHTNDYNHIKGTQKEAIKKIQNATTEFHEYRVDWTPEYIRGFVDGEQILHFPNEGKGSGVWPFDKRFHWLLNLAVGGNWGGLKGIDDTAFPAVYQVDFVRVYELLNP; this comes from the coding sequence ATGAGTTTTTGGATCTTACCTATACTTGTTCTATTGTCATGTTCAGATAAATCTAATGTGAACAATATTATTGTGCCGGAACCACCTACTGCTCCAAAGCCAAAGGAATATAAGTTTTCGGAGACTCCAGTTTGGTTTGATGAGTTTGATGTTGATGGGTTGCCAAATACGGAGAGATGGGGTTATGATGTTGGAATCGGAGACAGTGGTTGGGGGAACAATGAATTGCAATACTATACTGATGCACGACCTGAGAATGTCAATATCGCAGATGGGATTTTAAGTATTACTGCGCGGAAGGAAAAATATGAAGGTTCAGAATATACGTCTACGAGATTGATCAGTAAGGGGAAAGGAGATTTCCTGTATGGAAGATTTGTGGTTAGGGCAAAGGTTCCTCAAGGGAGGGGAACTTGGCCGGCAGCATGGATGTTGCCAACTGACTGGGCTTATGGCGGTTGGCCAGCTTCTGGGGAAATCGACATTTTAGAACATGTAGGTTATGAACCTGATGTCGTGCATATCACGATGCATACAAATGATTACAATCATATTAAGGGCACCCAAAAAGAAGCCATCAAGAAGATTCAAAATGCGACCACTGAATTTCACGAATATCGTGTTGACTGGACGCCAGAATACATTCGAGGTTTTGTTGATGGGGAGCAGATCCTACATTTTCCTAATGAAGGCAAGGGCAGTGGTGTATGGCCTTTTGACAAAAGGTTTCATTGGTTGCTGAACTTGGCTGTTGGTGGCAATTGGGGCGGTTTAAAAGGTATTGATGATACCGCCTTCCCAGCAGTTTATCAAGTGGATTTTGTAAGGGTTTATGAATTATTGAATCCATAA
- a CDS encoding SusC/RagA family TonB-linked outer membrane protein → MVTGAISSVKGSDLETMPVTRLEQSLQGRASGLTIASNSGEPGASSTIRIRGFTTFGNNNPLWVVDGVVVDAGGIGYLNQSDIESIEVLKDASSQAIYGARAAAGVILVTTKKGAQGAIRINYNTFLGSSAPARKLSLLNATEYATLRNEAALAAGNALPFSDPASLGEGTDWQEHIFNRNAFRQNHELSISGGNEVSTFYTSFGLLTQEGIVASEISNYKRNNIRLNSEHKVAKWLKFGQNLGYSHERGQGVGNTNSEFGGPLSSAINLDPTTPLIITDPTIINNPSLPYSTQAVPRDPNGNPYGISQYVAQEMSNPLAYIQTRLGNYGWSDNIVGNVYGEIEPIKGLKIRSTLGSKLSFWGHESFTPVYYLNAVMQRAQNDFTRGTNRGFDWNLENTISYQYSLQDHNFMALIGQGAYYDNRARGINVTYFDIPVNNFDDASLNYTIPADQKNSSGYENVGHTVSSLFARLNYNYKEKYLVEGLIRRDGSSRFGSNNKYGVFPSFSLGWVVSKEDFLMDNPNISMLKIRGGYGVVGNDNIGDFAYLSTIGGGRNYTIGLTDIYTVGNSPNAPSNPDLRWEQTSQANIGLEMSFLTNFTLTFDWFNKVTTGILQNPRIPGYVGAIGNPAANVADMKNTGVELELGYKNRLGAVNFSVNGNASYLRNEVTDIGAGVSFLNGAGFQASTYNITRTMVGQPFNSFYGFRTMGIFQNQAEIEAYKNSEGGLIQPNARPGDFKWADLDENGVIDANDRTFIGDPTPNWTFGFTVNLEWNNFDALIFGQGVAGNKVFQGLRRLDINNANYSTRALGRWTGEGSSNDFPRLTDADANNNFTNPSEFYLEDGSYFRLKTVQIGYSLPRSLSNRIGLQKIRLYAMAENLMTFTKYTGFDPEIGGGIMSIDRGIYPQARSYMFGLNVAF, encoded by the coding sequence GTGGTAACTGGGGCTATAAGTAGTGTTAAGGGCAGCGATCTCGAAACTATGCCGGTAACTCGTTTGGAGCAATCACTTCAAGGTCGAGCTTCAGGATTGACGATTGCATCTAATTCAGGTGAACCTGGAGCATCATCAACCATTCGGATTCGTGGATTTACAACCTTTGGAAATAATAACCCTTTGTGGGTCGTAGATGGCGTTGTCGTGGATGCTGGTGGTATAGGTTACTTAAACCAATCAGATATCGAGTCTATTGAGGTTTTAAAGGATGCATCCTCACAAGCAATTTATGGAGCTAGAGCTGCTGCGGGAGTTATCTTAGTAACAACAAAGAAAGGTGCTCAAGGAGCTATCCGCATTAATTATAATACATTTTTGGGAAGTTCGGCACCGGCAAGAAAACTAAGTTTGTTGAATGCTACGGAATATGCTACCCTTAGAAATGAAGCTGCCCTTGCTGCAGGAAATGCATTACCTTTTAGCGATCCTGCGTCATTAGGAGAAGGTACTGATTGGCAGGAGCATATTTTCAACAGAAATGCATTCCGCCAAAACCATGAATTAAGTATCAGTGGTGGTAACGAGGTTTCTACCTTCTATACATCATTTGGTTTGTTGACTCAGGAAGGAATTGTTGCTTCTGAAATATCCAATTATAAAAGAAATAATATCCGTTTGAATTCGGAGCATAAGGTTGCAAAATGGCTAAAATTTGGTCAGAACCTAGGTTATTCGCATGAAAGGGGACAAGGTGTGGGAAATACAAACAGTGAGTTTGGAGGGCCATTATCTTCAGCAATCAACCTCGATCCTACAACTCCATTAATTATTACCGATCCTACGATTATCAACAATCCTAGTCTACCATATTCAACTCAAGCTGTACCACGTGATCCAAACGGAAATCCATATGGTATTTCTCAATATGTTGCTCAAGAAATGTCAAATCCTCTTGCTTACATCCAAACAAGATTGGGCAATTATGGATGGTCTGATAATATTGTTGGTAATGTATATGGTGAAATTGAACCTATCAAAGGCTTGAAAATCCGTTCGACACTAGGTTCAAAATTATCATTTTGGGGGCATGAGAGTTTCACGCCAGTATATTACCTGAATGCTGTAATGCAAAGAGCTCAAAATGATTTTACACGTGGAACAAATAGAGGTTTTGATTGGAACTTAGAAAATACAATCTCCTATCAATATAGCTTGCAGGATCATAATTTCATGGCTTTAATTGGACAGGGTGCATATTATGACAATCGTGCCAGAGGAATAAATGTGACTTATTTTGATATTCCTGTTAATAATTTTGATGATGCATCATTGAACTATACTATTCCTGCAGATCAGAAGAATTCTTCAGGTTATGAGAATGTTGGTCATACTGTTTCTTCCCTTTTTGCCAGGTTGAATTACAACTATAAAGAAAAATACTTGGTTGAAGGATTGATCAGGAGAGATGGATCTTCACGTTTTGGTTCTAACAACAAATACGGGGTTTTTCCATCATTTTCATTGGGTTGGGTCGTTAGTAAGGAGGATTTCTTGATGGACAATCCCAATATCAGCATGTTAAAAATTCGTGGTGGTTATGGAGTTGTGGGTAATGATAATATCGGCGACTTTGCTTATTTATCAACCATTGGGGGTGGCCGTAATTATACGATTGGGTTAACAGACATTTATACGGTGGGTAATAGCCCCAATGCACCTTCCAATCCGGATTTGAGATGGGAGCAGACCAGCCAGGCCAATATTGGACTGGAGATGAGTTTTTTAACGAATTTCACGTTGACGTTTGATTGGTTTAACAAAGTAACGACTGGCATCCTTCAGAATCCACGCATACCAGGTTATGTTGGAGCAATTGGAAACCCTGCGGCCAATGTTGCAGATATGAAGAATACAGGGGTTGAATTAGAACTTGGCTATAAAAACAGATTAGGTGCAGTTAATTTCTCGGTTAATGGTAATGCTTCGTATTTAAGGAATGAGGTTACAGACATTGGTGCTGGGGTTAGTTTCTTGAATGGTGCTGGATTCCAAGCTTCCACCTACAATATTACGCGTACAATGGTAGGGCAGCCTTTCAATTCTTTTTATGGATTTAGAACGATGGGTATATTTCAAAACCAAGCAGAAATTGAAGCTTATAAGAACTCGGAAGGAGGGTTGATACAGCCGAATGCTCGCCCGGGTGATTTCAAGTGGGCAGATTTGGATGAAAATGGGGTCATTGATGCCAATGATAGAACATTCATTGGTGATCCAACTCCGAATTGGACCTTCGGATTTACCGTAAACTTGGAATGGAATAATTTTGATGCTTTGATTTTTGGGCAAGGAGTTGCTGGCAATAAGGTTTTTCAAGGCTTGCGCAGGTTAGATATCAATAATGCGAATTATTCGACTCGTGCATTAGGAAGATGGACAGGTGAAGGTAGTTCGAATGATTTTCCACGCTTAACAGATGCTGATGCGAACAATAATTTCACAAATCCTTCTGAATTCTACTTGGAGGATGGCAGCTATTTTCGATTGAAAACTGTTCAGATTGGTTATTCACTTCCAAGAAGCTTGTCAAATAGAATTGGCCTTCAAAAGATCAGGCTATATGCCATGGCTGAGAACCTAATGACGTTCACGAAATATACGGGATTTGATCCAGAGATTGGTGGTGGAATCATGAGTATAGACCGCGGTATCTATCCGCAAGCAAGGTCTTATATGTTCGGACTTAATGTTGCATTTTAA
- a CDS encoding YcxB family protein: MRFEIKPTEEDYLAFQLFAASQSERIQKRIRNSKWIISGFFLMFALFYYLDGENIFLTIYFIAFSLACIVFYKRYALWIYKRHYKKHGQEVYSKKFDQPAIVEFTEKALHTSDFTGEGKYYYSQLISAPETDNHFFITQTSGIGIIIPKRDLKNIDEFRDEILSHGIPIEDFKGWKW, translated from the coding sequence ATGAGATTCGAAATCAAACCAACTGAAGAAGATTATCTAGCATTTCAATTATTTGCAGCTTCACAGTCAGAAAGGATACAAAAAAGAATTAGAAATTCTAAATGGATCATAAGTGGATTCTTTTTAATGTTTGCTCTTTTCTATTACTTGGACGGAGAAAATATATTCTTAACGATCTATTTTATTGCCTTCAGTTTAGCTTGTATTGTGTTTTACAAACGATATGCGCTTTGGATTTATAAAAGACATTATAAAAAACATGGACAAGAGGTTTATTCAAAGAAGTTCGATCAACCCGCAATTGTAGAATTTACCGAAAAAGCATTACACACAAGTGACTTCACTGGTGAAGGAAAATATTATTATAGTCAATTAATTTCTGCTCCTGAAACAGATAATCATTTTTTTATTACCCAAACTTCTGGTATTGGAATAATAATCCCTAAAAGAGATTTAAAAAATATTGATGAATTTCGGGATGAAATTCTATCTCACGGAATCCCGATTGAGGATTTTAAGGGATGGAAATGGTAA
- a CDS encoding carboxypeptidase-like regulatory domain-containing protein, with the protein MRFKILHAFLLICMCISATDLMAQTLSIRGQVTSSTTGEPISGVTVTVEGKRQATSTNATGQYTLEFPGESAVVRFSQIGKISQQIEVNQSGVYNIQLEDGLDELEEIVVVGLWYSEKECGNWGYK; encoded by the coding sequence ATGAGATTTAAAATTTTGCATGCATTTCTATTGATTTGTATGTGTATTTCTGCGACGGATTTGATGGCTCAGACTTTATCAATCCGCGGGCAGGTTACGTCTTCAACCACTGGGGAGCCCATCTCTGGGGTAACTGTAACCGTTGAAGGAAAGAGGCAGGCAACGAGTACCAATGCAACCGGCCAATATACCCTTGAATTTCCTGGTGAAAGTGCAGTAGTGAGATTTTCACAGATAGGCAAGATCTCCCAACAAATTGAGGTGAACCAATCTGGAGTGTACAACATTCAATTGGAAGACGGTTTGGATGAGCTAGAAGAAATTGTAGTCGTAGGTTTATGGTACTCAGAAAAAGAGTGTGGTAACTGGGGCTATAAGTAG
- a CDS encoding RagB/SusD family nutrient uptake outer membrane protein has translation MKLYNKLFLVLIAFSTLGQSCSDSFLELKPRGTDLEENYYRNRQEAYNGLVAVYDVVGFQSSSYVTKILAASAASDDHSAGGGGSSDLPNIQAWSNYTVSPAVGPQEDLWRRGYMGIMRANVLLQKLPDIPMGDDEKARFTAEAKFLRAYFYFDLIRYFRNIPLILSPLVGDAIYQTTQAAPQEVYNAMEKDLTEAIPVLPINLNLSTEAGRASQGTARALLGKVYLQQEKFTQAADQFKEVNGEPGQTSKYGYKLLSNYADLFKVSNKFNSESILEISFTNTSVGDWGCIDCTEGNILNIMIGPRGYAAGAGAPDYVAGWGFLPLTNGLVDLIKGDPRYPYTVADMHQLQANGSASYTPGYMDTGYFLEKYAGRESNRWTGAGSFELNFPQNIYDIRLADTYLLEAEALVRGSGNTARAAALLNAVRSRVGLGAVAATFENIKRERRLELAGEGHRWFDLVRWGDAAAALSSKGFVAGKHEVLPIPLLELDNTQLEQNKEYGGTK, from the coding sequence ATGAAATTATATAATAAATTATTCTTAGTACTTATCGCATTTTCGACACTTGGTCAATCTTGTTCGGACAGCTTTTTGGAACTAAAACCTAGGGGTACTGATTTAGAAGAGAATTACTACCGGAATCGCCAAGAGGCATACAATGGTCTTGTTGCGGTGTACGATGTTGTGGGATTCCAGAGTTCAAGTTATGTTACTAAAATATTGGCTGCATCAGCGGCATCGGATGATCATTCAGCTGGTGGTGGTGGGTCATCAGACTTACCAAATATCCAAGCATGGTCCAACTATACGGTTAGTCCGGCAGTAGGTCCTCAGGAAGACCTTTGGCGAAGAGGGTATATGGGAATCATGAGAGCCAACGTATTACTTCAGAAGTTGCCAGATATTCCTATGGGAGATGATGAGAAGGCTAGATTTACTGCTGAAGCCAAGTTCTTGAGAGCCTATTTCTATTTTGACCTGATTCGTTATTTCCGGAATATTCCTTTGATTTTATCTCCTTTGGTGGGCGATGCTATTTATCAGACTACGCAAGCGGCACCACAAGAGGTTTATAACGCCATGGAAAAAGATTTGACGGAAGCGATTCCTGTTTTGCCTATCAATCTAAACTTAAGTACGGAAGCTGGTAGAGCGTCACAGGGTACTGCTAGAGCATTATTGGGCAAGGTTTATTTACAACAGGAAAAATTTACGCAAGCGGCGGATCAGTTTAAGGAAGTTAATGGTGAGCCTGGGCAAACCAGCAAATATGGTTATAAGTTATTGTCAAATTATGCAGACCTGTTTAAGGTAAGCAATAAATTCAATTCGGAGTCTATCCTGGAAATTTCATTCACCAATACCTCTGTTGGGGATTGGGGTTGTATTGACTGTACAGAGGGTAACATCTTAAACATCATGATCGGGCCCCGTGGATATGCAGCAGGTGCGGGGGCACCCGATTATGTAGCAGGATGGGGATTTTTACCTTTGACGAATGGTCTTGTAGACTTGATCAAAGGAGATCCTAGATATCCATATACAGTGGCAGATATGCATCAATTGCAAGCAAATGGTTCGGCATCATATACACCAGGTTATATGGATACGGGTTATTTCTTAGAGAAATATGCTGGTCGAGAATCCAATCGATGGACTGGTGCAGGTTCTTTTGAGTTAAATTTCCCACAGAATATATATGATATACGTCTTGCAGATACTTATTTATTGGAAGCTGAGGCCTTGGTTCGTGGAAGTGGAAATACAGCTAGAGCTGCAGCTTTATTGAATGCTGTTCGTTCTCGAGTAGGTTTAGGCGCAGTAGCGGCAACCTTTGAAAATATAAAAAGAGAGCGTAGGCTAGAATTAGCTGGTGAAGGTCATCGTTGGTTTGACTTGGTCCGTTGGGGAGATGCAGCAGCAGCGTTATCTAGCAAAGGTTTTGTGGCAGGTAAGCACGAAGTATTGCCGATTCCATTGTTAGAGCTGGATAATACACAGTTGGAGCAGAATAAAGAGTATGGGGGTACTAAATAA
- a CDS encoding triple tyrosine motif-containing protein has product MARADFKKIAHSDGQVWSLNEFNGRLLMAHEDGSFEIKDGNANAIYRSIGTWMHKATTRVLPFERLISGTYGGLWLMEFDGTDFKDLGHINKSNESLRFIHYDDNANAVWVSHPYRGVSKLWLSKDFKNVIKEKRYTFPEAESSILHNYLFFIKNKVVVCNPNFIYEYDDSSDQFVKSASLSVLHGLPIQYMKEDKYGNIWFVSNKRLSVLDYSNTSKDRQFFMNHFPMLNGKILGGFESVYVHDLENVFINGQKGGILLNYKDYLEKAVKPNVLLRLIKTSNRAKEEQVIFGGNGHKESKERKIPYAFNTIHFEFSSTNYEQQEQVEYSYLLEGLETQWSSWSNKGEKEYTNLRPGDYVFKIKSRNGVGNESIEEFISFTISPPWYLHPLMFVLYAIFFISFPFWILAMQRKKLRRLHQQELQVRQLEIEKKEKEVIKLRNQNLEAEIGYMDKELANLTMNIIQRGEALGKIKDGINKSMEGLKDHELKTNFKQLTRIIRSAEQTNEDWEKFNIHFNHANENFFLRLKKEHPELTQKELQLCAFIRMNLSSKEIAQLMHVTAKAVEVSRYRLRKKLKIDPEINLYDYLLEFAKPEKSNL; this is encoded by the coding sequence ATGGCGCGGGCGGATTTTAAGAAGATTGCGCATAGTGATGGTCAAGTTTGGTCGCTCAATGAATTTAATGGCAGGCTATTAATGGCGCATGAGGACGGTAGCTTTGAGATTAAGGATGGAAATGCAAATGCCATTTACAGATCCATTGGTACATGGATGCATAAAGCTACAACCCGAGTATTGCCCTTTGAGAGATTGATTTCAGGAACCTATGGTGGACTTTGGTTAATGGAGTTTGATGGGACAGATTTTAAGGATTTAGGTCATATTAACAAGTCGAATGAATCGTTGCGATTTATTCATTATGATGATAATGCAAACGCTGTATGGGTTTCACATCCTTATAGGGGAGTATCCAAGTTGTGGTTATCAAAAGATTTTAAGAATGTAATCAAAGAAAAGAGGTATACATTTCCAGAAGCAGAGTCGTCTATTCTACATAATTATTTGTTTTTTATAAAGAATAAGGTTGTTGTCTGCAATCCCAATTTTATTTATGAGTATGATGATAGCAGCGATCAATTTGTAAAATCTGCAAGTTTGTCTGTCCTCCATGGATTGCCAATTCAATATATGAAAGAAGATAAATATGGCAATATATGGTTTGTAAGCAATAAACGTTTGAGTGTATTGGATTACTCAAATACGAGTAAAGACAGACAATTTTTTATGAATCATTTCCCTATGCTCAATGGGAAGATTTTGGGTGGTTTTGAATCTGTGTATGTTCATGACCTAGAGAACGTGTTTATCAATGGGCAGAAAGGTGGTATTTTACTAAACTATAAAGACTATCTCGAGAAAGCTGTAAAGCCGAATGTCTTACTCAGATTAATTAAAACTTCCAATCGCGCCAAAGAAGAACAGGTTATTTTTGGTGGAAATGGTCATAAGGAGTCTAAAGAACGAAAAATACCTTATGCCTTCAATACTATACATTTTGAATTCAGTTCCACAAATTATGAACAGCAGGAGCAAGTGGAATATAGTTATTTGCTTGAGGGCTTAGAGACTCAATGGTCTTCTTGGAGCAACAAAGGCGAAAAAGAATATACGAATTTGAGGCCTGGGGATTATGTCTTCAAGATTAAATCTCGGAACGGGGTAGGGAACGAGTCTATTGAGGAATTTATTTCTTTTACTATCTCTCCGCCATGGTATTTGCATCCCTTGATGTTTGTGTTATATGCTATTTTCTTTATATCCTTCCCATTTTGGATATTAGCAATGCAGCGAAAAAAACTGAGGAGATTGCATCAACAGGAGTTGCAAGTTCGGCAGCTTGAGATTGAGAAGAAGGAAAAAGAAGTAATCAAGTTACGCAACCAGAACTTGGAGGCAGAAATAGGGTATATGGATAAGGAACTTGCTAATTTGACGATGAATATTATTCAACGTGGCGAGGCACTTGGTAAGATCAAGGATGGCATCAATAAATCTATGGAGGGGTTAAAAGATCATGAGCTCAAAACTAATTTCAAGCAATTAACACGGATTATTCGTTCTGCAGAACAGACGAATGAAGATTGGGAGAAATTTAATATCCATTTTAATCATGCCAATGAAAATTTCTTCCTTCGACTGAAAAAAGAACATCCTGAATTGACTCAAAAGGAATTGCAGTTATGTGCCTTTATTAGGATGAATCTATCCTCCAAAGAAATCGCCCAACTGATGCATGTCACAGCAAAAGCTGTTGAAGTAAGTCGATATAGGCTTCGGAAAAAACTAAAGATTGATCCTGAAATCAACCTTTACGATTATCTTTTGGAGTTTGCTAAACCAGAAAAGTCCAATTTGTAA